A single genomic interval of Pangasianodon hypophthalmus isolate fPanHyp1 chromosome 8, fPanHyp1.pri, whole genome shotgun sequence harbors:
- the LOC113533162 gene encoding uncharacterized protein LOC113533162 produces MVGRVNGTLKAKINKICADTKLNWDDALPLALMSYRMQTNRITNLSPHEMLTGRPMPVPYLRGPYDGLPLEQLQMELRAYRCQLTAIHEAIYSQEQSREPREDAEVPYPVVSGDKVYLRVFRRKWNKPRREGPYTVVRVTPTAVQVEGNTTWYHLNHCTRVPRLRPRRQEHIQTVEEEGDLVAASPESSQEEVEDEGEREPEAGPSHEGDSEPGPAQAEPEGEGEPTVASDVPSETDEPAMPTEREGDEPLPAPTEQASAIDPGDFDEFLATLTADSDPSTSQQAAFSTIDFSALDWPSGLDWLTDE; encoded by the coding sequence ATGGTGGGGAGGGTGAATGGTACTCTTAAGGCTAAAATTAATAAGATTTGTGCTGACACGAAACTGAATTGGGATGATGCTTTGCCCCTTGCACTGATGAGTTATCGCATGCAGACCAATAGAATTACTAACCTGTCACCACATGAAATGCTCACAGGTCGACCCATGCCTGTGCCATATTTGAGAGGTCCTTATGATGGACTACCTCTGGAGCAATTGCAAATGGAGCTGAGAGCTTACAGGTGTCAACTAACTGCAATACATGAAGCTATCTATTCACAGGAACAAAGCAGGGAGCCGAGAGAAGACGCAGAAGTTCCTTATCCAGTTGTTTCTGGAGATAAAGTATACCTAAGAGTGTTCAGACGAAAGTGGAACAAGCCTAGAAGAGAAGGTCCATACACAGTGGTGAGAGTGACGCCTACAGCGGTGCAAGTGGAAGGTAATACTACCTGGTATCATTTGAATCACTGTACTAGAGTACCTAGACTTAGACCCAGGAGACAAGAACACATTCAAACTGTTGAGGAAGAGGGAGATTTAGTGGCAGCCTCTCCAGAAAGCAGTCAGGAAGAAGTAgaagatgaaggagagagagaaccagaagCAGGCCCTAGTCATGAAGGGGACAGCGAACCAGGTCCAGCCCAGGCAGAACCTGAAGGAGAAGGTGAGCCAACTGTTGCGTCTGATGTTCCATCTGAAACTGATGAGCCTGCTATGCCTACTGAGAGGGAAGGAGATGAGCCATTGCCAGCTCCAACTGAACAGGCAAGTGCAATTGATCCTGGTGATTTTGATGAGTTTCTTGCTACACTTACCGCAGACTCAGACCCGTCCACTAGTCAGCAAGCAGCATTCTCCACAATTGATTTCTCAGCCCTTGATTGGCCCTCAGGCCTTGACTGGCTCACAGATGAGTAA